Proteins encoded together in one Lathyrus oleraceus cultivar Zhongwan6 chromosome 5, CAAS_Psat_ZW6_1.0, whole genome shotgun sequence window:
- the LOC127078677 gene encoding uncharacterized protein LOC127078677 encodes MVRDKIKKAHDRQKSYADHRRRPLEFDEGDHVFLKVTPRLRLKGPFKSRKLSPRYIGPYQIIEKIGEVAYRLALPPSLSEMHDVFHVSQLRKFIPDSLQPILSDSVEVEANLTFEPLPSCITGREVKVLRNKEIPLVKIQWDETHPGDATWELESEMREAYPHLFQFELGVLVVHVYVSM; translated from the exons ATGGTCCGTGATAAGATAAAGAAAGCACATGATCGCCAAAAGAGCTATGCGGATCACAGGAGAAGACCATTGGAATTTGATGAAGGTGACCATGTATTTTTGAAGGTGACCCCGAGGTTGAGACTGAAAGGACCGTTTAAGTCACGGAAGCTAAGTCCGAGATACATAGGGCCATACCAGATTATAGAGAAAATTGGAGAAGTAGCATACAGATTAGCCTTACCACCTTCTCTATCAGAAATGCATGATGTTTTTCACGTATCTCAACTCCGGAAGTTCATTCCAGATTCTCTTCAGCCTATTCTTTCAGATTCAGTAGAAGTAGAAGCAAATCTGACTTTCGAACCTCTACCAAGTTGCATTACAGGACGAGAAGTTAAGGTGTTAAGGAATAAGGAGATTCCTCTTGTTAAGATTCAGTGGGATGAAACACACCCAGGTGACGCCACCTGGGAACTAGAGTCAGAAATGCGAGAAGCTTACCCTCATCTCTTCCAG TTTGAACTTGGGGTTCTTGTTGTACATGTGTATGTGAGCATGTAG
- the LOC127083891 gene encoding uncharacterized protein LOC127083891 — protein MDPCPFVRLTIGNLALKIPVASKAARSVVHPSSSPCFCKIKLNNFPVQSAQVPFIPHENHSPDSQIQPIAATFHLSKADLDKLAGKSIFVKKLCLKISIYTGRSGTTCGVNSGRLLGKVSVPLSLSGAVAKATVFHNGWITVGKDAKGASAQFHLNVKAEPDPRFVFRFDGEPECSPQVFQIQGNISQPVFTCKFSFRNNSGDRNQRSRSLQSEVGSSRGWLSSFGSERERSGKERKGWSITVHDLSGSPVAAASMVTPFVASPGSDRVSCSNPGSWLILRPGDGTWKPWGKLEAWRERGGSDGLGYRFELMPETNGGMSAGGIVIAESTLSLTKGGKFVLDLSSRCGGGGSNGRATPGSATSPVCSPRGSGDYGYGLWPYCMYRGFVMSASIEGEGRCSKPTVEVSVPHVNCTEDAAAFVALAAAVDLSVDACRLFSQRLRKELCQQMDLLG, from the exons ATGGATCCTTGTCCTTTCGTCCGTCTCACCATTGGTAATCTCGCCCTCAAAATTCCGGTTGCTTCTAAAGCTGCTCGCTCCGTCGTTcatccttcttcttctccatgTTTCTGCAAAATCAAACTCAACAACTTCCCTGTACAATCCGCTCAAGTTCCTTTCATCCCTCACGAAAATCACTCCCCGGACTCACAGATTCAACCTATCGCCGCAACTTTCCATCTAAGTAAAGCTGATCTCGATAAACTCGCCGGAAAATCAATCTTCGTTAAGAAACTCTGCCTTAAAATCTCGATCTATACCGGCAGAAGTGGTACCACCTGTGGTGTTAACTCCGGGAGACTCCTCGGGAAGGTCTCTGTTCCGTTGAGTCTCTCTGGAGCTGTGGCCAAGGCAACAGTGTTTCACAATGGATGGATTACGGTTGGAAAGGATGCTAAAGGCGCTTCTGCGCAGTTTCATCTAAATGTTAAAGCTGAACCTGATCCTAGATTTGTTTTCCGGTTCGACGGCGAGCCGGAGTGTAGTCCGCAAGTTTTTCAGATCCAAGGCAACATTTCGCAACCTGTATTCACGTGCAAGTTCAGTTTCAGAAACAACAGTGGTGACCGTAATCAACGCTCTAG ATCGTTGCAATCGGAAGTAGGAAGTTCTAGAGGCTGGTTAAGTTCGTTCGGAAGTGAACGTGAGCGTTCAGGGAAGGAGCGTAAGGGATGGTCCATTACGGTTCACGATCTTTCTGGTTCGCCGGTTGCCGCTGCTTCAATGGTGACACCTTTCGTTGCTTCGCCCGGTTCGGACCGGGTTAGCTGCTCCAACCCCGGTTCATGGCTTATTCTACGTCCTGGAGATGGTACCTGGAAGCCCTGGGGGAAACTCGAAGCATGGCGTGAGCGTGGCGGCTCCGATGGTCTTGGTTACCGGTTTGAGCTTATGCCGGAAACCAACGGTGGAATGAGTGCCGGCGGGATAGTCATTGCGGAGTCAACGTTGAGTTTGACGAAAGGAGGGAAGTTTGTTCTCGATTTGAGTAGCCGTTGCGGCGGAGGAGGTTCAAACGGTCGTGCTACGCCGGGAAGTGCGACTTCGCCGGTGTGTAGTCCGAGAGGAAGTGGTGATTATGGTTACGGGCTTTGGCCTTATTGTATGTACAGAGGGTTTGTTATGTCGGCGAGTATAGAGGGAGAAGGAAGGTGCAGCAAACCCACAGTGGAGGTGAGTGTGCCGCACGTGAATTGCACGGAGGATGCTGCAGCTTTTGTAGCGTTAGCAGCAGCCGTTGATTTAAGCGTGGATGCTTGCAGGCTATTCTCTCAACGGTTAAGAAAAGAGCTTTGTCAGCAAATGGATTTACTTGGATGA